The following are encoded together in the Bacillota bacterium genome:
- a CDS encoding tyrosine phenol-lyase — translation MRNYPPEPFRIKVVEPVTMTSQAEREEEIIRAGYNTFLIQSEKVYIDLLTDSGTTAMSDAQWGAMMQGDEAYAGSKNFFQLEKAVQEVYGFKYVVPTHQGRGAENILSRIMIKPGDYVPGNMYFTTTRYHQEANGGKFVDVVIDEAHDSQIDHPFKGNIDIAKLEKLVSEVGAAKIPYICLATTVNLAGGQPVSMQNMREVREFSLRHGIKIFQDATRCMENAYFIKRRELGYANKSIKDIVNEMMSYADGCTMSGKKDCLVNIGGFLALNEHDLYVKACELVVVFEGMPSYGGMAGRDMAAMARGIYEAIDYPYLEHRVEQVRYLGERLKEAGIPIVLPIGGHAVYLDAKRFLPHLAQDEFPAQTLAAHLYLESGVRSMERGIISAGRDELGNHRYPKLELVRLTIPRRVYTYAHMDVVADAVISLYEKRDTIRGLRFTYEAPSLRFFTARFEIK, via the coding sequence ATGAGAAACTATCCCCCCGAACCATTCAGAATTAAAGTCGTCGAGCCGGTAACTATGACCAGTCAAGCAGAGAGGGAAGAAGAGATCATCCGCGCTGGGTACAACACCTTCCTCATCCAATCGGAGAAGGTCTACATAGATCTGCTCACCGACAGCGGTACCACTGCCATGAGCGACGCGCAGTGGGGAGCCATGATGCAGGGCGATGAAGCCTATGCGGGTAGTAAGAATTTCTTTCAGCTAGAGAAGGCCGTGCAAGAGGTTTATGGCTTTAAGTACGTGGTGCCTACCCATCAGGGTCGCGGCGCCGAGAACATCTTGTCGCGCATCATGATAAAGCCGGGCGACTATGTGCCAGGCAATATGTACTTCACCACCACGCGCTACCACCAAGAAGCTAATGGTGGCAAATTTGTGGATGTCGTTATTGATGAAGCCCATGACTCGCAAATTGACCATCCTTTTAAAGGCAATATTGACATCGCCAAGCTAGAGAAGTTAGTAAGTGAAGTGGGCGCAGCGAAAATACCCTACATTTGCTTAGCGACGACCGTCAATCTAGCGGGTGGTCAACCTGTCAGCATGCAGAATATGCGTGAGGTGCGCGAGTTCTCGCTCCGTCATGGCATTAAAATATTCCAGGATGCCACCCGCTGCATGGAGAACGCCTACTTTATCAAGAGGCGCGAGTTAGGCTACGCCAACAAGAGCATCAAGGACATCGTCAATGAGATGATGAGCTATGCTGATGGCTGCACCATGAGCGGTAAGAAAGATTGTCTGGTCAACATCGGTGGCTTTTTGGCCCTAAATGAGCATGATCTCTATGTTAAGGCGTGTGAACTGGTTGTCGTTTTCGAAGGCATGCCTTCCTATGGCGGCATGGCAGGGCGCGACATGGCCGCTATGGCCCGTGGAATTTACGAAGCCATAGACTACCCCTACCTTGAACACAGGGTAGAGCAGGTGCGTTACTTGGGTGAGCGACTAAAGGAAGCAGGCATACCGATTGTCCTGCCCATTGGCGGGCATGCAGTCTATCTAGATGCTAAACGCTTTTTGCCGCATCTTGCTCAAGATGAGTTTCCGGCGCAGACGCTCGCCGCTCACCTCTACCTAGAGTCTGGCGTGCGCAGCATGGAGCGGGGTATCATCTCTGCCGGGCGTGATGAGCTAGGCAACCATCGCTACCCCAAGCTAGAGCTAGTCAGGCTCACCATACCGCGGCGTGTCTATACTTACGCCCACATGGACGTCGTGGCCGATGCCGTAATTTCTCTTTACGAGAAACGTGACACCATTCGCGGCCTCAGGTTTACCTACGAAGCACCGTCTCTCCGTTTCTTCACCGCACGGTTTGAGATTAAGTAG